A genome region from Anastrepha ludens isolate Willacy chromosome 3, idAnaLude1.1, whole genome shotgun sequence includes the following:
- the LOC128856313 gene encoding mediator of RNA polymerase II transcription subunit 20, whose protein sequence is MGVTVLLPYQIPEGKTGAQAIDYLTKRLLALGAIHTGQFLVDCETYISTPPHGPAKTVHVLHDSEYPATTFATLDNGAGKQIPLVADNLFDLLMLKMTTVYTSKKQTKIESKGARFEYGDFLIKLGSVTMMENFKGILIEIEYRPCVVLSYCWEMIREMLQGFLGMQIAKEYPAYFSQQILNPIGQQQIHPKQNDVYEPIDTINQYLESFTNYRKQNVLPVASSGGAASAQNSAAGMQGGNQRMRLL, encoded by the coding sequence ATGGGTGTCACTGTATTGCTGCCATATCAGATACCTGAGGGGAAAACTGGCGCGCAAGCAATTGACTACCTTACAAAGCGCCTTTTGGCGCTGGGTGCCATCCATACCGGCCAATTCCTGGTAGATTGCGAAACCTACATTTCCACACCACCCCATGGCCCAGCCAAAACTGTGCATGTACTTCACGATTCCGAATATCCAGCAACCACCTTCGCTACATTAGACAATGGTGCTGGCAAGCAAATACCACTAGTGGCAGACAACCTCTTCGATTTGCTTATGCTCAAAATGACAACGGTGTACACGTCTAAAAAGCAAACGAAAATCGAATCAAAGGGTGCACGTTTTGAATATGGTGATTTCCTCATAAAACTAGGTTCGGTGACAATGATGGAGAACTTCAAAGGCATACTCATTGAGATCGAATATCGGCCGTGTGTAGTACTTTCGTATTGTTGGGAAATGATACGTGAAATGCTGCAAGGCTTTCTAGGCATGCAAATCGCCAAAGAATACCCCGCTTACTTTTCACAACAAATATTGAATCCTATAGGCCAGCAGCAGATACATCCAAAACAAAATGATGTCTACGAACCGATCGATACGATCAATCAGTATTTGGAGAGTTTTACAAATTATCGCAAACAAAATGTGCTGCCGGTGGCGAGCAGTGGCGGTGCAGCATCAGCGCAAAATTCGGCAGCTGGCATGCAAGGCGGCAATCAACGAATGCGGCTCTTGTAG